The following are from one region of the Streptomyces tuirus genome:
- the aceE gene encoding pyruvate dehydrogenase (acetyl-transferring), homodimeric type: MASASDRNPIIIGGLPSQVPDFDPEETQEWLDSLDAAVDERGRERARYLMLRLIERAREKRVAVPEMRSTDYVNTIPTKSEPFFPGNEEIERKVLNATRWNAAVMVSRAQRPGIGVGGHIATFASSASLYDVGFNHFFRGKDDGLGGDQVFFQGHASPGIYARAFLLDRLNEGNLDGFRQEKSKAPHGLSSYPHPRLMPDFWEFPTVSMGLGPIGAIYQARMNRYMHARGIADTSQSHVWAFLGDGEMDEPESLGQLSIAAREGLDNLTFVVNCNLQRLDGPVRGNGKIIQELESIFRGAGWNVIKLVWDRSWDPLLAQDRDGVLVNKMNTTPDGQFQTYATETGAYIRDHFFGDDHRLRAMVEGMTDDQILHLGRGGHDHRKIFAAYKAAVEHKGQPTVILAKTIKGWTLGPNFEGRNATHQMKKLTVDDLKRFRDRLHLPIPDKELESGAPPYYHPGRDSEEIQYMHDRRKGLGGYVPTRVVRSKPLALPEDKTYATVKKGSGHQSIATTMAFVRLLKDLMRDKEIGKRFVLIAPDEYRTFGMDSFFPSAKIYNPLGQQYESVDRDLLLAYKEAPNGQMLHDGISEAGCTASLIAAGSAYATHGEPLIPVYVFYSMFGFQRTGDQFWQMSDQLARGFVLGATAGRTTLTGEGLQHADGHSQLLASTNPGCVAYDPAFGFEIAHIVQDGLRRMYGGSEEHPHGEDVFYYLTVYNEPIQHPAEPENVDVDGILKGLYRFSEGTAGSIPAQILASGVAVPWAIEAQKILAEEWNVKADVWSATSWNELRREAVDCEEHNLLHPEEEQRVPYVTRKLADAQGPVVAVSDWMRSVPDQIARWVPQTYQSLGADGFGFADTRGAARRFFHIDAQSIVVGVLTELAREGKVDRSVLKQAIDRYQLLDVSAADPGAAGGDA; encoded by the coding sequence GTGGCTTCCGCATCCGATCGCAACCCGATCATCATTGGCGGCCTTCCGAGTCAGGTTCCTGACTTCGACCCCGAAGAGACGCAGGAGTGGCTCGACTCCCTCGACGCCGCCGTCGACGAGCGCGGCCGGGAGCGGGCCCGCTATCTGATGCTCCGGCTGATCGAGCGGGCCCGTGAGAAGCGCGTGGCCGTGCCGGAGATGCGCAGCACGGACTACGTCAACACCATCCCCACCAAGAGCGAGCCGTTCTTCCCGGGCAACGAGGAGATCGAGCGCAAGGTCCTGAACGCCACCCGCTGGAACGCGGCGGTGATGGTCTCCCGCGCCCAGCGCCCGGGCATCGGCGTCGGCGGCCACATCGCCACCTTCGCGTCCTCCGCCTCCCTCTACGACGTCGGCTTCAACCACTTCTTCCGCGGCAAGGACGACGGCCTCGGCGGTGACCAGGTCTTCTTCCAGGGGCACGCCTCGCCGGGCATCTACGCCCGCGCGTTCCTGCTGGACCGGCTGAACGAGGGGAACCTGGACGGCTTCCGCCAGGAGAAGTCGAAGGCGCCGCACGGCCTGTCGTCGTACCCGCACCCGCGGCTGATGCCGGACTTCTGGGAGTTCCCGACGGTGTCGATGGGCCTCGGCCCGATCGGCGCGATCTACCAGGCGCGGATGAACCGCTACATGCACGCGCGCGGGATCGCCGACACCTCGCAGTCCCATGTCTGGGCGTTCCTCGGCGACGGCGAGATGGACGAGCCGGAGTCGCTGGGCCAGCTGTCCATCGCCGCGCGCGAGGGCCTGGACAACCTCACCTTCGTCGTCAACTGCAACCTGCAGCGCCTCGACGGCCCGGTGCGCGGCAACGGCAAGATCATCCAGGAGCTGGAGTCGATCTTCCGCGGGGCCGGCTGGAACGTGATCAAGCTGGTCTGGGACCGCAGCTGGGATCCGCTGCTCGCCCAGGACCGCGACGGCGTGCTGGTCAACAAGATGAACACCACGCCGGACGGACAGTTCCAGACGTACGCCACGGAGACCGGCGCGTACATCCGCGACCACTTCTTCGGCGACGACCACCGGCTGCGGGCGATGGTCGAGGGCATGACCGACGACCAGATCCTGCACCTGGGGCGCGGCGGCCACGACCACCGGAAGATCTTCGCGGCGTACAAGGCGGCCGTGGAGCACAAGGGCCAGCCGACGGTGATCCTCGCCAAGACGATCAAGGGCTGGACGCTGGGCCCGAACTTCGAGGGCCGCAACGCCACGCACCAGATGAAGAAGCTGACGGTCGACGACCTCAAGCGCTTCCGCGACCGTCTGCACCTGCCGATCCCGGACAAGGAGCTGGAGTCCGGCGCGCCGCCGTACTACCACCCGGGCCGGGACTCGGAGGAGATCCAGTACATGCACGACCGCCGCAAGGGTCTCGGCGGTTACGTCCCCACGCGCGTGGTGCGCTCCAAGCCTCTGGCGCTGCCCGAGGACAAGACGTACGCGACCGTGAAGAAGGGCTCGGGTCACCAGTCCATCGCGACGACCATGGCCTTTGTGCGGCTCCTGAAGGACCTCATGCGGGACAAGGAGATCGGCAAGCGGTTCGTGCTGATCGCGCCGGACGAGTACCGCACGTTCGGCATGGACTCGTTCTTCCCGAGTGCGAAGATCTACAACCCGCTCGGCCAGCAGTACGAGTCGGTCGACCGCGATCTGCTGCTCGCCTACAAGGAGGCGCCGAACGGCCAGATGCTGCACGACGGCATCTCGGAGGCGGGCTGCACGGCCTCGCTGATCGCGGCCGGCTCGGCGTACGCCACCCATGGCGAGCCGCTCATCCCGGTCTACGTCTTCTACTCGATGTTCGGTTTCCAGCGCACCGGCGACCAGTTCTGGCAGATGTCCGACCAGCTGGCGCGCGGCTTCGTCCTGGGCGCGACCGCCGGCCGTACGACACTGACCGGTGAGGGCCTCCAGCACGCGGACGGACACTCGCAGCTGCTGGCCTCCACGAACCCCGGCTGCGTGGCGTACGACCCGGCGTTCGGCTTCGAGATCGCGCACATCGTGCAGGACGGCCTGCGCCGGATGTACGGCGGCTCCGAGGAGCACCCCCACGGCGAGGACGTCTTCTACTACCTGACCGTCTACAACGAGCCGATCCAGCACCCGGCCGAGCCCGAGAACGTCGACGTCGACGGCATCCTCAAGGGCCTCTACCGCTTCAGCGAGGGCACGGCCGGCTCGATCCCGGCGCAGATCCTGGCGTCCGGTGTCGCGGTCCCCTGGGCGATCGAGGCGCAGAAGATCCTGGCCGAGGAGTGGAACGTCAAGGCGGACGTCTGGTCGGCGACCTCCTGGAACGAGCTGCGGCGCGAGGCCGTGGACTGCGAGGAGCACAACCTGCTGCACCCGGAGGAGGAGCAGCGGGTGCCGTACGTGACGCGGAAGCTGGCGGACGCGCAGGGGCCGGTCGTGGCCGTGTCCGACTGGATGCGGTCCGTCCCGGACCAGATCGCGCGCTGGGTGCCGCAGACGTACCAGTCGCTCGGCGCCGACGGTTTCGGCTTCGCGGACACGCGCGGCGCCGCCCGGCGGTTCTTCCACATCGACGCGCAGTCGATCGTGGTGGGGGTGCTGACCGAGCTGGCGCGTGAGGGCAAGGTCGACCGTTCCGTGCTCAAGCAGGCCATCGACCGGTACCAGCTGCTCGACGTGTCGGCCGCCGACCCGGGGGCCGCCGGCGGCGACGCATAA
- a CDS encoding MFS transporter, protein MTSQTTIDTTGPGGKAPADPSDATPGKGLRGHSWLTLITVAVGVMMVALDGTIVAIANPAIGKDLGASWSDLQWITNAYFLALAVSLITAGKLGDRFGHRQTFLIGVAGFAASSAAIGLSKGITAVIVFRVFQGLFGALLMPAALGLLRATFPAEKLNMAIGIWGMVIGASTAGGPILGGVLVEHVNWQSVFFINVPVGVLAVVLGVLILLDHRAENAPRSFDLLGIFLLSAAMFCLVWALIKAPEWGWGDLKTWAFIIASLVGFGLFAVWETKVKEPLIPLGLFRSLPLSAGVVLMVLMAIAFMGGLFFVTFYLQNVHGMSPIDAGLHLLPLTGMMIVGSPLAGVMITKFGPRLPLAGGMALTAIAMYGMSTLQTDTGSGIMSLWFALLGLGLAPVMVGATEVIVGNAPMELSGVAGGLQQAAMQIGGSLGTAVLGAVMASKVDSEFAGNWADAGLPPLTPVQSEQAALTVQQGIAPVPEGTPEQIAAKITEVAHTTFIDGMSLASLTAAGVAAVAVFVAFLTKRGENAEAGAGAAHI, encoded by the coding sequence ATGACTAGTCAGACCACCATCGACACGACGGGGCCGGGGGGCAAGGCACCGGCGGATCCGTCGGACGCGACGCCGGGCAAGGGGCTGCGAGGGCACTCCTGGCTCACCCTCATCACCGTCGCTGTGGGGGTCATGATGGTGGCCCTCGACGGCACCATCGTGGCCATTGCCAACCCGGCGATCGGCAAGGACCTCGGGGCTTCCTGGTCGGATCTCCAGTGGATCACCAACGCCTACTTCCTCGCCCTCGCCGTCTCGCTGATCACCGCCGGCAAGCTCGGTGACCGTTTCGGCCACCGGCAGACCTTCCTCATCGGTGTGGCGGGCTTCGCCGCCTCCTCGGCCGCCATCGGGCTGTCCAAGGGCATCACGGCGGTCATCGTCTTCCGCGTCTTCCAGGGCCTGTTCGGCGCGCTGCTGATGCCGGCCGCGCTCGGCCTGCTGCGGGCGACGTTCCCTGCCGAGAAGCTGAACATGGCGATCGGCATCTGGGGCATGGTCATCGGCGCGTCCACCGCGGGCGGCCCGATCCTCGGCGGTGTGCTCGTCGAGCACGTCAACTGGCAGTCGGTGTTCTTCATCAACGTGCCCGTCGGTGTCCTCGCCGTCGTCCTCGGTGTGCTGATCCTGCTCGACCACCGTGCCGAGAACGCCCCGCGCTCCTTCGACCTGCTCGGCATCTTCCTGTTGTCCGCCGCGATGTTCTGCCTCGTCTGGGCATTGATCAAGGCGCCTGAGTGGGGTTGGGGGGATCTCAAGACCTGGGCGTTCATCATCGCCTCGCTCGTCGGCTTCGGGCTCTTCGCCGTCTGGGAGACGAAGGTGAAGGAGCCGCTGATCCCGCTGGGGCTGTTCCGCTCCCTCCCGCTGTCGGCGGGAGTCGTCCTCATGGTCCTGATGGCCATCGCCTTCATGGGCGGCCTGTTCTTCGTGACGTTCTACCTCCAGAACGTGCACGGGATGAGCCCGATCGACGCCGGGCTGCACCTGCTGCCCCTCACCGGGATGATGATCGTCGGCTCCCCGCTCGCCGGCGTGATGATCACCAAGTTCGGCCCGCGTCTTCCGCTGGCGGGCGGCATGGCGCTCACCGCGATCGCCATGTACGGGATGTCGACGCTTCAGACGGACACCGGCAGCGGCATCATGTCGCTCTGGTTCGCCCTGCTGGGCCTCGGCCTCGCACCGGTCATGGTCGGCGCGACCGAAGTCATCGTCGGCAACGCCCCGATGGAGCTCTCCGGCGTCGCGGGCGGTCTCCAGCAGGCCGCCATGCAGATCGGTGGCAGTCTCGGCACGGCCGTGCTGGGCGCGGTCATGGCCTCCAAGGTCGACAGTGAATTCGCGGGCAACTGGGCGGACGCGGGTCTGCCGCCGCTCACTCCGGTCCAGTCCGAGCAGGCCGCGCTGACCGTTCAGCAGGGCATCGCCCCGGTGCCCGAGGGCACGCCCGAGCAGATCGCCGCGAAGATCACCGAAGTGGCGCACACCACGTTCATCGACGGCATGAGCCTGGCCTCTCTGACCGCCGCGGGTGTGGCGGCCGTCGCCGTGTTCGTCGCGTTCCTCACCAAGCGCGGCGAGAACGCGGAAGCCGGCGCGGGCGCGGCGCACATCTGA
- a CDS encoding alpha/beta hydrolase: MTSFDTSPQLNVWRALLALAVVFVMLATTGWTALRNQRGATPLQASLSAWEHGRIGGHRLPDPQSEPTKLARFFSSLTEQERSTLIRTYSLAVGNMNGAPVEVRYRANHLALAKARKVERERMHDERLTAAGKHEAGRRMHRFEDLMEPGRHILAFDPEGSGRVAEVFGNLRRAERVSVVVPGVDTDLLTFQRTDREYSAPVGMAKSLYAAERQTSPSTRTAVIAWADYTAPSGLGIDSATAMRAEDGAVRLNALVRALPGASPVSLFCHSYGSVVCGVAAHSLPGRVSDIAVAGSPGMRAEKATQLHTGARVWAMRDSDDWIQDVPYLEVGGLGHGADPVSAGFGARVLSAAGAKGHAGYFEPGTASLFNFAEIGVGAYRSVHCAHEDGVCRTGLSGTAAA, encoded by the coding sequence GTGACTTCCTTCGACACCTCCCCGCAACTGAACGTCTGGCGCGCACTGCTCGCTCTGGCCGTGGTGTTCGTGATGCTGGCGACCACCGGCTGGACGGCCCTGCGCAACCAGCGGGGCGCCACGCCGCTCCAAGCCTCGCTCTCCGCCTGGGAGCACGGCCGGATCGGCGGGCACCGGCTGCCGGACCCGCAGTCCGAGCCGACGAAGCTGGCGCGTTTCTTCTCCTCGCTCACCGAGCAGGAGCGTTCGACGCTGATCCGCACGTACTCGCTCGCGGTGGGCAACATGAACGGCGCGCCGGTCGAGGTGCGCTACCGCGCCAACCATCTGGCGCTCGCCAAGGCGCGCAAGGTCGAGCGGGAACGCATGCACGACGAGCGCCTCACCGCGGCCGGGAAGCACGAGGCGGGCCGCAGGATGCACCGCTTCGAGGACCTCATGGAGCCGGGCCGCCACATCCTGGCGTTCGACCCGGAGGGTTCGGGCCGGGTGGCGGAGGTGTTCGGCAACCTGCGCAGGGCCGAGCGGGTCTCGGTGGTCGTCCCCGGTGTCGACACCGACCTGCTCACCTTCCAGCGCACCGACCGCGAGTACTCCGCGCCCGTCGGCATGGCCAAGTCCCTGTACGCGGCCGAGCGGCAGACGAGCCCCTCGACCCGTACGGCCGTGATCGCCTGGGCCGACTACACCGCGCCCAGCGGACTCGGCATCGACTCGGCCACGGCGATGCGTGCCGAGGACGGTGCCGTACGGCTGAACGCGCTCGTGCGGGCCCTGCCGGGCGCCTCGCCCGTCTCGCTGTTCTGCCACAGCTACGGCTCCGTCGTGTGCGGGGTCGCCGCGCACTCGCTGCCGGGCCGGGTGTCCGACATCGCGGTGGCGGGCAGCCCCGGCATGCGGGCCGAGAAGGCCACCCAGCTGCACACCGGTGCCCGGGTGTGGGCGATGCGGGACTCCGACGACTGGATCCAGGACGTGCCCTACCTGGAGGTCGGCGGACTGGGCCACGGCGCCGACCCGGTGTCCGCCGGTTTCGGGGCGCGGGTGCTGTCGGCGGCGGGCGCGAAGGGCCACGCGGGCTACTTCGAGCCGGGCACGGCAAGTCTGTTCAATTTCGCAGAGATCGGCGTTGGCGCATACCGCTCGGTGCACTGCGCGCACGAAGACGGCGTCTGCCGTACCGGTTTGTCCGGCACGGCGGCTGCCTGA
- a CDS encoding TetR family transcriptional regulator — MNLRERKKRRTRDALLRAALELFATRGYEETTVDDIAAAVDVSQRTFFRYFAGKEETAFFVPRLAETLVVEALRTRPPDETPLEALRRAVLESWDAINEAVEELVPIDLHMRVYRVIESTPALLAAHLRRSAELEEQLAGIIAEREGLDVDADPRPRIVVALFGGVIRVTERLWSAGDDVTLDGMRELTTTYLDQVGPALAGNWRAGQSP, encoded by the coding sequence TTGAACCTGCGCGAACGCAAGAAACGGCGCACCCGGGACGCACTGCTGCGGGCCGCGCTGGAACTGTTCGCCACGCGCGGGTACGAGGAAACGACCGTCGACGACATCGCCGCCGCCGTGGACGTCTCGCAGCGCACCTTCTTCCGCTACTTCGCCGGCAAGGAGGAGACGGCGTTCTTCGTGCCGCGCCTGGCGGAGACGCTCGTCGTGGAGGCCCTGCGCACGCGCCCGCCGGACGAGACACCGCTGGAGGCGCTGCGCCGCGCCGTGCTGGAGAGCTGGGACGCGATCAACGAGGCCGTCGAGGAGCTCGTGCCGATCGACCTCCACATGCGCGTGTACCGGGTGATCGAGTCCACGCCCGCGCTGCTCGCCGCCCATCTGCGGCGCTCGGCGGAACTGGAGGAGCAGCTCGCCGGCATCATCGCCGAGCGCGAGGGGCTCGACGTGGACGCGGACCCCCGGCCGAGGATCGTCGTGGCCCTCTTCGGCGGGGTGATTCGTGTCACCGAACGGTTGTGGTCCGCGGGGGACGACGTCACTCTCGACGGAATGCGCGAACTCACCACGACATACCTGGATCAGGTGGGTCCCGCACTGGCCGGGAACTGGCGTGCGGGGCAGTCCCCTTAG
- a CDS encoding DUF4429 domain-containing protein, translating into MSRMGDVLAGFHAAWEFESDSVLIRYERGIRAPKLFQALGERRVPLEAIAGVTLTRGKRGTVVLRMEPRPGADPLMEAAAGQLKESGDPYRLVLPADREVLAEYYADELRTLLTESGPVDRFLVKPPEGPLSFKAYDGKATFDGRTVNFRWFWTGASSAKWKAGDQSFPVGELNGVEWRSPEVFEGHLRLLRRDGETSGTQADQDPAAVVFGLGYGPVHESLPFAAAVLAAVRTSSPVAAVPAPRRDPADIAERIRHLGELHQAGLVTDEEFSVKKAELLAEL; encoded by the coding sequence ATGAGCCGCATGGGTGACGTACTGGCCGGATTTCATGCCGCCTGGGAGTTCGAGTCCGACTCCGTGCTCATCCGCTACGAACGGGGGATTCGAGCACCCAAGCTCTTCCAGGCCCTCGGGGAACGCCGGGTGCCCCTGGAGGCGATCGCCGGGGTGACGCTGACCCGCGGGAAACGCGGCACGGTCGTGCTGCGCATGGAGCCGCGCCCCGGCGCGGACCCCTTGATGGAGGCGGCGGCCGGACAGCTGAAGGAGAGCGGCGACCCCTACCGGCTGGTGCTGCCCGCCGACCGGGAGGTCCTCGCGGAGTACTACGCCGACGAACTGCGGACACTGCTGACGGAGTCCGGGCCCGTGGACCGGTTCCTCGTGAAGCCGCCCGAGGGGCCGCTGTCGTTCAAGGCGTACGACGGGAAGGCGACCTTCGACGGACGCACCGTGAACTTCCGGTGGTTCTGGACGGGTGCGTCGTCGGCGAAGTGGAAGGCCGGCGACCAGAGCTTCCCCGTCGGGGAGCTGAACGGCGTGGAGTGGCGGTCGCCGGAGGTCTTCGAGGGGCATTTGCGGCTTTTGCGCCGAGATGGGGAGACCTCGGGGACGCAGGCCGACCAGGATCCCGCCGCGGTGGTGTTCGGGCTGGGCTACGGCCCCGTGCACGAGTCGCTGCCGTTCGCCGCCGCGGTGTTGGCGGCGGTGCGGACGTCCAGTCCGGTGGCGGCCGTGCCCGCGCCGCGGCGGGATCCTGCCGATATCGCCGAGCGCATTCGTCACCTGGGTGAGTTGCATCAGGCCGGATTGGTGACGGATGAGGAGTTTTCGGTCAAAAAGGCCGAGTTGTTGGCGGAGCTGTAG
- a CDS encoding small hydrophobic protein translates to MMASFGHGTRRHPRSRGRTWSRAGTDRATLGLIGVICAVAGFFVLGIVLGPAAMVCGWLAMGRAWSGSRPTAAVVALVLGAIDTLLAIIWLSGAATPGIGMF, encoded by the coding sequence ATGATGGCGAGCTTTGGACACGGTACGCGCAGGCACCCCCGCTCACGTGGCCGGACGTGGTCACGGGCCGGGACGGATCGCGCGACGCTCGGACTCATCGGAGTCATCTGCGCCGTCGCGGGCTTCTTCGTGCTGGGGATCGTGCTCGGTCCCGCCGCGATGGTCTGCGGCTGGCTCGCCATGGGCCGCGCGTGGTCGGGCTCCCGGCCCACCGCGGCCGTCGTCGCCCTGGTCCTGGGCGCCATCGACACGCTCCTGGCCATCATCTGGCTGTCCGGAGCGGCCACACCGGGCATCGGCATGTTCTGA
- a CDS encoding potassium channel family protein, with translation MQQQSAQLRWEQHTQRPLFGLALAFAVAYAVPIVHPDADRDIVELCTAVEWVVWGAFALDYAVRLALAPHRPAFVRTHWLDLCAVLLPMLQPMRLLRLVSTLLLVGQRARMASQIRLTTYVVGAVIGLLMFGSLAVLSVERDSPDGNIRTLGDAVWWSFTTMTTVGYGDHAPTTGLGRMLAVGLMLSGIALLGVVTANIAAWFIARFEKDDVEERRQTEAIRELTEEVRALRGELAELKGTPVEP, from the coding sequence ATGCAGCAGCAGTCGGCCCAACTCCGTTGGGAACAGCACACACAACGGCCCCTCTTCGGCCTGGCCCTGGCCTTCGCCGTCGCCTACGCCGTGCCGATCGTCCATCCGGACGCGGACCGGGACATCGTCGAGTTGTGCACCGCGGTCGAGTGGGTGGTGTGGGGCGCGTTCGCCCTGGACTACGCCGTGCGGCTGGCGCTCGCGCCGCACCGGCCGGCGTTCGTACGGACGCACTGGCTCGACCTGTGCGCGGTGCTGCTGCCCATGCTCCAGCCGATGCGGCTGCTGCGGCTGGTGTCGACGCTGCTGCTCGTCGGCCAGCGGGCCCGGATGGCCTCGCAGATACGGCTGACGACCTATGTCGTCGGTGCCGTGATCGGGCTGCTGATGTTCGGGTCCCTGGCCGTGCTGTCGGTGGAGCGGGACTCGCCGGACGGGAACATCAGGACGCTGGGTGACGCGGTGTGGTGGTCCTTCACGACCATGACGACCGTGGGATACGGGGACCACGCTCCGACCACCGGGCTGGGGCGGATGCTCGCGGTCGGGCTGATGCTCTCCGGGATCGCGCTGCTCGGTGTGGTGACGGCGAACATCGCGGCCTGGTTCATCGCCCGGTTCGAGAAGGACGACGTCGAGGAGCGGCGGCAGACCGAGGCGATACGGGAGCTGACGGAGGAGGTGCGGGCGCTGCGGGGGGAGCTGGCGGAGCTCAAGGGGACTCCGGTCGAGCCATGA